Proteins encoded within one genomic window of Sphingomonas sp. NBWT7:
- a CDS encoding cold-shock protein, giving the protein MSYDKGGRGNRGGRGRDKRDDFGGGDFGGGGDFGGGGFGGGGFGGGGFGGGDRGGFGGGGGFRGGGGGFGGGGGGGGGFRGGGGGGGFGGGNRMPPQVVGEGTGVVKFFNAQKGFGFVVRDDGGEDVFVHISAVEQAGLTALAEGQPLGFTLVDRGGRISATDLKIEGEPLPVTDRGPPRDGGFGGGDRGPRAGGAGGAGAPQRQLTGEKATGTVKFFNAMKGFGFIQRDDGQPDAFVHISAVERAGMSSLNEGDRLTFEIEVDRRGKYAAVNLASGS; this is encoded by the coding sequence ATGAGTTACGACAAAGGTGGCCGCGGCAATCGTGGCGGACGCGGACGCGACAAACGCGATGATTTCGGTGGCGGCGACTTCGGCGGCGGCGGCGACTTCGGTGGTGGTGGCTTCGGCGGCGGCGGTTTCGGCGGCGGCGGCTTTGGCGGCGGTGACCGTGGCGGCTTCGGTGGCGGCGGCGGGTTCCGTGGCGGCGGTGGCGGCTTCGGCGGCGGCGGCGGTGGCGGCGGTGGTTTCCGCGGCGGCGGCGGTGGTGGCGGTTTCGGCGGTGGCAACCGCATGCCGCCGCAGGTCGTCGGTGAGGGTACCGGTGTCGTCAAGTTCTTCAACGCGCAGAAGGGTTTCGGCTTCGTCGTGCGCGATGACGGCGGCGAGGACGTGTTCGTGCACATCTCGGCGGTCGAGCAGGCCGGCCTGACCGCGCTTGCCGAAGGTCAGCCGCTCGGCTTCACGCTGGTCGATCGCGGCGGCCGCATCTCGGCGACCGACCTCAAGATCGAGGGCGAGCCGCTCCCCGTCACCGACCGCGGCCCGCCGCGCGACGGCGGCTTCGGCGGCGGCGATCGCGGCCCGCGCGCTGGCGGTGCTGGCGGCGCCGGTGCGCCGCAGCGTCAGCTGACCGGTGAGAAGGCGACCGGCACGGTCAAGTTCTTCAACGCGATGAAGGGCTTCGGCTTCATTCAGCGCGACGACGGCCAGCCCGACGCGTTCGTCCACATTTCCGCGGTCGAGCGTGCGGGCATGTCGAGCCTCAACGAGGGCGATCGCCTGACGTTTGAGATCGAGGTCGATCGGCGCGGCAAGTATGCAGCGGTGAACCTCGCCTCGGGCAGCTAA
- a CDS encoding ribonuclease D: protein MAVHFHEEDLPGDVFAPGAPLAVDTETMGLITPRDRLCLVQISDGLGDEHLVRFNPGSDYAAPNLRAALADPTRLKLYHFGRFDIAAIRHYMGIVAAPVYCTKIASRLVRTYTDRHGLKELVRELLGQDISKQQQSSDWGGPVLSEAQRDYAASDVRFLHRLRDELDRRLAREGRTALAQACFDFLPHRAELDLAGWPEADIFAHV from the coding sequence ATGGCCGTTCACTTTCACGAAGAAGATCTGCCCGGTGACGTCTTCGCACCCGGCGCCCCGCTCGCGGTCGATACCGAGACGATGGGGCTCATCACCCCGCGCGATCGGCTGTGCCTTGTGCAAATCTCGGACGGGCTCGGCGACGAGCATCTCGTCCGTTTCAATCCGGGGTCGGACTATGCGGCGCCGAATCTGCGCGCCGCGCTCGCCGATCCGACACGGCTCAAGCTTTATCATTTCGGCCGCTTCGATATCGCCGCAATCCGCCATTATATGGGGATCGTCGCCGCGCCGGTCTATTGCACCAAGATCGCCTCAAGGCTGGTGCGCACCTACACCGATCGCCACGGACTGAAGGAACTGGTGCGCGAGCTGCTCGGGCAGGATATTTCGAAACAGCAGCAGTCGTCCGACTGGGGCGGCCCCGTCCTGAGCGAGGCGCAGCGCGATTACGCCGCGTCCGACGTGCGCTTCCTTCACCGCCTGCGTGACGAGCTCGACCGTCGCCTCGCGCGCGAGGGGCGTACGGCGCTGGCGCAGGCCTGTTTCGATTTCCTGCCGCACCGCGCCGAGCTCGATCTCGCCGGCTGGCCGGAGGCCGACATCTTCGCGCATGTCTGA
- a CDS encoding DsbA family protein, protein MSRIALLGLVLLGALFGAAGVWIAERAAPGDLGPADRTRVERIVRDYVLANPELIPQAMQKLQERESARAIGGDRAKIETPYRGAVMGNPKGDVTLVEFFDYNCGYCRASLPVIRQLIAADPQLRVVFRELPILAEESRDAARASLAAAAQNKFPAFHEALYAAGPVSAATIAATAQRTGVDASRLPDDADTEIAANLALAAKLGITGTPTWVVGDRVLSGAQPLDKLKEAIAAARMR, encoded by the coding sequence ATGAGCAGGATCGCACTTCTCGGCCTTGTCCTACTCGGTGCGCTGTTCGGCGCCGCAGGCGTGTGGATCGCCGAACGTGCCGCGCCTGGTGATCTCGGCCCGGCGGACCGGACACGCGTCGAGCGGATCGTGCGCGACTATGTTCTCGCCAATCCCGAACTCATCCCGCAGGCGATGCAGAAGCTTCAGGAACGCGAAAGCGCCCGCGCCATCGGCGGCGATCGTGCGAAGATCGAGACGCCCTATCGCGGCGCGGTAATGGGCAACCCCAAAGGCGATGTGACGCTGGTCGAATTCTTCGACTATAACTGCGGCTACTGCCGCGCGAGCCTGCCGGTCATCCGCCAGCTGATCGCGGCCGATCCGCAATTGCGCGTCGTATTCCGCGAACTGCCGATCCTTGCCGAGGAGAGCCGGGATGCCGCGCGCGCCTCGCTCGCCGCCGCGGCACAAAACAAGTTCCCCGCTTTTCACGAGGCGCTCTACGCTGCCGGTCCGGTAAGCGCCGCGACGATCGCCGCAACCGCGCAGCGTACCGGCGTCGACGCGTCGCGCCTGCCGGACGACGCCGATACCGAGATTGCCGCCAACCTAGCGCTCGCCGCGAAGCTTGGGATAACCGGCACGCCGACCTGGGTGGTAGGCGACCGCGTCCTTTCCGGCGCACAGCCGCTGGACAAGCTCAAGGAAGCGATCGCCGCGGCCCGCATGCGTTAG
- a CDS encoding M48 family metalloprotease, with amino-acid sequence MPRLTRRIVGIALAGLVWAQPAQAQSILRDAETEALLADMTAPLITAAGLSPRDVKVVLVNDGSINAFVAGGQIVYVHSGTLQAAKTANEVQGVIAHELGHITGGHVSLSGRGFQEATGITLLSVVLGIAAMAAGAGEAGAGLLAAGQQAAMGKYLAFSRQQEASTDAAGAKYLNAAGITGKGYLNFFKTMQQMEYRYGITRKVEFMLDHPVSSERVAAISETLQSSPAWNKPLNAEWEERFRRVQAKLDGYLLPPAQALQKYPESNQSIYAHYARAYAYHRSGYPQKADVEAAALVKAKPDDPYFLEIEGQILLEAGKPREALEPLRDATAGSRNNPLIATTFGHALIATEDKANLAEARQVLRTAVARDDQNPFAWQQLGTVYEMTGDSARAALATAERASMMGDASTAAMSARNAMAGIPQNTPDWIRAQDIAMTSQNELGSKRKRR; translated from the coding sequence ATGCCGCGCCTCACGCGTCGAATCGTCGGCATCGCGCTCGCGGGCCTGGTGTGGGCGCAGCCGGCGCAGGCGCAATCGATCCTGCGCGACGCCGAGACCGAGGCGCTGCTCGCCGACATGACCGCGCCGCTCATCACCGCGGCGGGGCTCAGCCCGCGCGATGTGAAAGTCGTGCTGGTCAACGACGGGTCGATCAACGCCTTCGTCGCGGGCGGGCAGATCGTCTATGTCCACTCGGGCACGCTGCAGGCGGCGAAGACCGCGAACGAGGTGCAGGGCGTCATCGCGCACGAGCTCGGCCACATCACCGGCGGCCATGTGTCGCTCTCGGGCCGCGGCTTTCAGGAAGCCACCGGCATCACCCTTCTCTCGGTCGTGCTCGGCATCGCCGCGATGGCGGCTGGCGCGGGCGAAGCCGGTGCCGGGCTTCTCGCGGCGGGACAGCAGGCGGCGATGGGCAAGTATCTCGCCTTCTCGCGCCAGCAGGAAGCGTCGACCGACGCCGCCGGCGCGAAATATCTCAACGCCGCCGGCATCACCGGCAAGGGTTACCTCAATTTCTTCAAGACGATGCAGCAGATGGAATATCGCTACGGCATCACGCGCAAGGTCGAGTTCATGCTCGATCACCCGGTGTCGTCGGAGCGTGTCGCTGCGATCTCGGAAACGCTGCAATCCTCGCCTGCCTGGAACAAGCCGCTCAATGCCGAGTGGGAGGAGCGCTTCCGCCGCGTGCAGGCGAAGCTCGACGGCTACCTGCTGCCGCCTGCGCAGGCGCTTCAGAAATATCCTGAGAGCAACCAGTCGATCTATGCGCATTACGCGCGCGCCTACGCCTATCACCGCAGCGGCTATCCGCAGAAGGCTGACGTCGAGGCCGCGGCGCTCGTCAAGGCCAAGCCCGACGACCCTTATTTCCTCGAGATCGAGGGGCAGATCCTGCTCGAGGCGGGCAAGCCGCGCGAGGCGCTCGAACCGCTGCGTGACGCCACCGCCGGATCGCGCAACAATCCGCTGATCGCGACAACCTTCGGCCACGCGCTGATCGCGACCGAGGACAAGGCGAATCTGGCGGAGGCACGGCAGGTGCTGCGCACCGCGGTTGCGCGCGACGATCAGAACCCCTTCGCCTGGCAGCAGCTCGGCACGGTTTACGAGATGACCGGCGACAGCGCGCGGGCCGCGCTCGCCACGGCGGAGCGCGCGAGCATGATGGGCGATGCGAGCACTGCGGCGATGAGCGCGCGCAACGCGATGGCGGGCATTCCGCAGAACACACCCGACTGGATCAGGGCACAGGACATCGCGATGACGTCGCAGAACGAACTCGGCAGCAAGCGGAAGCGGCGATGA